ACATGCATACCTCAAATCAGATTAAATATGATATTGAGAAATTACGCTGGGTTAATCACAAATGGATAGCTCGCACAGCACTTGCAGATCTTGTACAGCTATGCAAACCTTTCTTAGCTAAAAAATATGATATTTCAACTATGTCAGATGAAAAATTATCAATCTTAATTCAATCGGTGCAAACTGATATTATTATTTTAGAAGATATTACAACACTTCTTGGATTTTATTTTACACCTCCAGTCGTTACTCCAGAACAAATGAATAACGCAATAGTTGATCTTGCTACACAAGCTAAACTTCAAATTATTTTTAATGATCTCAAGAACAGCATCACATTTGAGGCATTTTTAAATACAGCAAAACAACAAGCTCAAGCTGAACAAATCGCTATGAAAGATTTCTTTTCTTTTGTTCGATTAAAAATCACGGGAAGTCCAAAAGGTCTTGGTATTGCTGAACTTGAAAAATGTTTAGGCTTTGAAGAAATCAAAAAAAGAATTTGTTCATAACACATAAGTAATTCACCCAGAAAATAAAAGTTCGCATTGTTTTAAAATAAAAGACAATGTGAACTTTTTATGATATACTGTATATAACTATTATAAAAAAATAAGAATACAGGGGGTAAAAATCTTATGAAAAATAATATAAAAACAACTTCAATTATTCTATCTGTTTTGTTTATGTGCTCATACAATTCAAAGCTGTTGAGTAGTGAAAAAAACACATCAGAGCAAAAATCAGATGATAACCGTTTAACTCCGTTGCATGTTGCAACAACAGAAAATCAAGTTAACGCAGTTCTTAATAATTATCCTGAATATTTAAATGCTCCAGATCGTAATGGTTTAACACCAATACAATATATGATAAAAAATGGTAACATTTCAGCCGCTATAGCAATTAAAGAACGCGGTGCAAATATGAACCGCCAAGATCAAATTACATATATTAATATGTTAAAAAAAGAATGTATTTATAAAACACGTAAATAAATTTCATTATAAAAACAAAAACAAAACGAGCAAGTTTATCTCATTAAACTTGCTCGTTTTCATCTAAAAGACGATTTGGTAAAAATTGAAGTTGAGAAACTATGCCATGTTTTTCAAAAGTTGCCATGATAGAAACAAAAACATCTTGTAAATCAGGTGCTACAAAAAACTCAAAAATACTCTGCTCTTTGTCATAGCATCGATCAAATACAAGATACTCTGAATACCGCAATGTGGACGTCACAATCCAACATAATTCTTTTTCTATTTTCGCTCGATAATAAAGACAATATTTCATGAATTGTACTTTTTCAAAAATTCGTTATATTAAACTAAGATTTTCTCTTGTATAGAATAACAAAAAATAGATTTTTATTCTATTTTAAAACACCCTGATACGTTTAAGGAATCAATTGTCACTAGAAAAATCAAATAAAATAGGCGTTGGAACAGCAACAATTATTGGTATGAACGCTATGATTGGTGCAGGTATTTTTGGCATTACCTCATTGTTAGCATCAAAAGTTGGTGCTGCTGGCATTTTAACCTATTTATTTGCATTTTTTGCCGTTTGGTTTATAGCCCAGTCCATTGCTCGTGCAGCTTATTTATGGCCAGAGCAAGGATCTTTTTATACCTATACACGTCAATGGGGTGGCCACACCATGGGACTGATTGCAGCAAGTGCATACCTTTTAGGATTTTTATTTGCCATGACGCTGCTATGCAGAATTATAGGTGAATATCTCCATAATCTTATTCCATCTGTATCAGCAGAAG
This genomic interval from Candidatus Chromulinivorax destructor contains the following:
- a CDS encoding ankyrin repeat domain-containing protein; translated protein: MKNNIKTTSIILSVLFMCSYNSKLLSSEKNTSEQKSDDNRLTPLHVATTENQVNAVLNNYPEYLNAPDRNGLTPIQYMIKNGNISAAIAIKERGANMNRQDQITYINMLKKECIYKTRK